The following proteins are encoded in a genomic region of Roseisolibacter agri:
- a CDS encoding PEP-CTERM sorting domain-containing protein, translating into MTLFRVATAAALALAVAAPAGAQTTVYPGDPAWYNDSRAGGTGAITATAPRLGNGSLELSTSGGMTDWAFWLTAVADPATQSWGRLIDVASLGFDWRRSGEPSMDGADAPWLAQTPVLRLHLREDTGDGAPIYSELIWERWYSSNLPVQTDTWVHEDLVNGDYTQLWRVYGAAVPGTGVGANADGRTYAATDCTAGVIDPAKPLLVGSTADWASNALCMGSPNAQVWGLSIGVGSNWPLEYTGFVDNVNLAFAGEDGRPAVSANFELPAQNVVPEPTTVTLMLGGLAGLSGIARRRRRAVKAD; encoded by the coding sequence ATGACCCTCTTCCGGGTCGCCACCGCGGCAGCGCTCGCCCTGGCGGTGGCCGCCCCCGCTGGTGCCCAGACGACGGTCTACCCTGGCGACCCCGCCTGGTACAACGACAGCCGCGCCGGCGGCACGGGCGCGATCACGGCCACCGCGCCCCGCCTCGGCAACGGCTCCCTGGAGCTCTCGACGTCGGGCGGGATGACGGACTGGGCGTTCTGGCTGACGGCCGTCGCCGACCCGGCCACGCAGAGCTGGGGACGCCTGATCGACGTCGCCTCCCTCGGCTTCGACTGGCGCCGCAGCGGCGAGCCGTCGATGGACGGCGCGGACGCCCCCTGGCTCGCTCAGACGCCGGTGCTCCGGCTTCACCTGCGCGAGGACACGGGCGACGGCGCCCCGATCTACAGCGAGCTGATCTGGGAGCGCTGGTACAGCTCCAACCTCCCTGTCCAGACCGACACCTGGGTCCATGAAGATCTGGTGAACGGCGACTACACCCAGCTCTGGCGCGTCTACGGCGCCGCGGTGCCGGGGACGGGCGTCGGCGCCAACGCGGACGGCCGCACGTACGCCGCGACCGACTGCACCGCCGGTGTCATCGACCCCGCCAAGCCGCTGCTCGTCGGCTCGACGGCGGACTGGGCCAGCAACGCGCTCTGCATGGGCTCCCCCAACGCACAGGTGTGGGGGCTCAGCATCGGCGTCGGCAGCAACTGGCCCCTCGAGTACACGGGCTTCGTCGACAACGTGAACCTCGCCTTCGCTGGCGAGGACGGACGGCCCGCCGTGAGCGCGAACTTCGAGCTGCCCGCCCAGAACGTCGTGCCCGAGCCGACCACTGTCACGCTGATGCTCGGCGGCCTGGCCGGTCTGTCCGGCATCGCCCGTCGTCGACGTCGCGCCGTCAAGGCCGACTGA
- the fusA gene encoding elongation factor G, translating to MPRTTPLEHYRNIGIMAHIDAGKTTTTERILYYTGKSHKIGEVHDGAATMDWMEQEQERGITITSAATTCFWQRHGQSDKQGEGPEYRINIIDTPGHVDFTVEVERSLRVLDGAVTLLDSVAGVEPQTETVWRQADRYRVPRMIFSNKMDRTGANFERCMQMIKDRLSRKAFALQLPVGSGELFTGHIDVIERKQYIFDEATLGKTFTVVDVPEEFRDAMEQARHDAIDAAVEHDEALLEKYLAGEELTIPEIRQAIRKATIAMEFVPVFCGASFKNKGVQALLDAVIDYLPAPIDVPAIQGHLPHHDETFVECPVTDDAAFAGLAFKIATDPFVGKLTFFRVYSGVLNSGSYVYNSTKDKRERVGRLLQMHANKREEITEVRAGDIAAAIGLKDTRTGDTLCSEDNPLILEAMKFPAPVIDVAIEPKTKADQDKLAIALQKLAEEDPTFRVHTDAETGQTIISGMGELHLEIIVDRMMREFKVDANVGRPQVAYRETIKRRVEKVEGKFIRQSGGKGQYGHCVINMQPSDAGQGFVFEDKIVGGVIPREYIGPIEQGIKEALENGVLAGYPMVDVKVELVFGSYHDVDSSEMAFKIAGSMAFKEAAAKASPVLLEPVMKVEVVCPEAYMGDVLGDISSRRGKIGGMMQRGEAQVIAANVPLSEMFGYSTKLRSMSQGRAVYSMEFSHYEEVPKSKADEIINKVKA from the coding sequence ATGCCACGGACGACCCCGCTCGAGCACTATCGCAACATCGGCATCATGGCGCACATCGATGCCGGGAAGACGACGACGACCGAGCGCATCCTCTACTATACCGGCAAGTCGCACAAGATCGGCGAGGTGCACGACGGCGCCGCGACGATGGACTGGATGGAGCAGGAGCAGGAGCGCGGCATCACGATCACGTCGGCCGCGACGACCTGCTTCTGGCAGCGCCACGGCCAGAGCGACAAGCAGGGCGAGGGGCCGGAGTACCGGATCAACATCATCGACACGCCGGGCCACGTCGACTTCACCGTCGAGGTGGAGCGCTCGCTGCGCGTGCTCGACGGCGCGGTGACGCTGCTGGACTCCGTCGCCGGCGTCGAGCCGCAGACGGAGACCGTGTGGCGCCAGGCCGACCGGTACCGCGTGCCGCGCATGATCTTCTCGAACAAGATGGACCGCACCGGCGCGAACTTCGAGCGCTGCATGCAGATGATCAAGGATCGGCTGAGCCGGAAGGCGTTCGCGCTCCAGCTGCCGGTCGGCTCGGGTGAGCTCTTCACGGGCCACATCGACGTCATCGAGCGGAAGCAGTACATCTTCGACGAGGCCACCCTCGGCAAGACGTTCACCGTGGTGGACGTGCCCGAGGAGTTCCGCGACGCCATGGAGCAGGCGCGCCACGACGCCATCGACGCGGCCGTGGAGCACGACGAGGCGCTGCTCGAGAAGTACCTCGCCGGCGAGGAGCTGACGATCCCCGAGATCCGCCAGGCGATCCGCAAGGCGACGATCGCGATGGAGTTCGTCCCCGTCTTCTGCGGCGCCTCGTTCAAGAACAAGGGCGTGCAGGCGCTGCTCGACGCGGTGATCGACTACCTGCCGGCGCCGATCGACGTGCCCGCGATCCAGGGTCACCTGCCGCACCACGACGAGACGTTCGTCGAGTGCCCGGTGACCGACGACGCGGCGTTCGCCGGCCTGGCGTTCAAGATCGCGACCGACCCGTTCGTCGGTAAGCTGACGTTCTTCCGCGTCTACTCGGGCGTGCTGAACTCGGGTTCCTACGTCTACAACTCGACGAAGGACAAGCGCGAGCGCGTCGGCCGCCTGCTGCAGATGCACGCGAACAAGCGCGAGGAGATCACCGAGGTGCGCGCCGGCGACATCGCCGCCGCCATCGGCCTCAAGGACACGCGCACCGGCGACACGCTCTGCTCCGAGGACAACCCGCTGATCCTCGAGGCGATGAAGTTCCCGGCGCCCGTGATCGACGTCGCCATCGAGCCGAAGACGAAGGCCGACCAGGACAAGCTGGCGATCGCGCTGCAGAAGCTGGCCGAGGAGGATCCGACCTTCCGCGTGCACACGGACGCGGAGACGGGCCAGACGATCATCTCGGGCATGGGCGAGCTGCACCTCGAGATCATCGTCGACCGCATGATGCGCGAGTTCAAGGTGGACGCGAACGTCGGCCGCCCGCAGGTGGCCTACCGCGAGACCATCAAGCGCCGCGTGGAGAAGGTCGAGGGCAAGTTCATCCGCCAGTCGGGCGGCAAGGGCCAGTACGGGCACTGCGTGATCAACATGCAGCCGTCCGACGCGGGCCAGGGCTTTGTCTTCGAGGACAAGATCGTCGGCGGCGTGATCCCGCGTGAGTACATCGGGCCGATCGAGCAGGGCATCAAGGAGGCCCTCGAGAACGGCGTGCTGGCGGGCTACCCGATGGTCGATGTGAAGGTCGAGCTGGTGTTCGGCTCGTACCACGACGTCGACTCGAGCGAGATGGCGTTCAAGATCGCCGGCTCGATGGCCTTCAAGGAGGCCGCGGCCAAGGCGTCGCCCGTCCTGCTCGAGCCGGTGATGAAGGTCGAGGTGGTCTGCCCCGAGGCCTACATGGGCGACGTGCTCGGCGACATCTCGAGCCGCCGCGGCAAGATCGGCGGCATGATGCAGCGTGGCGAGGCGCAGGTGATCGCCGCCAACGTCCCGCTCTCCGAGATGTTCGGCTACTCGACCAAGCTGCGCTCGATGTCGCAGGGCCGTGCGGTGTACTCGATGGAGTTCTCGCACTACGAGGAAGTGCCGAAGTCGAAGGCGGACGAGATCATCAACAAGGTCAAGGCGTGA
- the tuf gene encoding elongation factor Tu gives MGKAKFERTKPHVNVGTIGHVDHGKTTLTAAITTIQANKGLAQKIAFDQIDKAPEERERGITISTAHVEYESPKRHYAHVDCPGHADYVKNMITGAAQMDGAILVVSAADGPMPQTREHILLARQVNVPYVLVFMNKVDMVDDPELLDLVELEVRELLSQYNYPGDDTPIIRGSALKALESGDPNSEWGQKIGELMDALDSYIPQPERDIDKPFLMPVEDVFSITGRGTVATGRIERGVVKVQEEVQLVGFGAEKKTVVTGVEMFRKLLDQGEAGDNVGLLLRGVAKEEIERGMVLAKPNSIKPHTKFTAEVYVLTKEEGGRHTPFFKGYRPQFYFRTTDVTGTIELPEGMEMVMPGDNVQMTIELIIPVAMDEGLRFAIREGGRTVGAGVVAKIIQ, from the coding sequence ATGGGCAAGGCGAAATTCGAGCGGACGAAGCCGCACGTGAACGTGGGCACGATCGGCCACGTCGACCACGGCAAGACGACGCTGACGGCGGCGATCACGACCATCCAGGCCAACAAGGGCCTGGCGCAGAAGATCGCGTTCGACCAGATCGACAAGGCGCCCGAGGAGCGCGAGCGCGGCATCACGATCTCGACGGCCCACGTCGAGTACGAGAGCCCCAAGCGCCACTACGCGCACGTCGACTGCCCCGGCCACGCCGACTACGTGAAGAACATGATCACGGGTGCGGCGCAGATGGACGGCGCCATCCTCGTGGTCTCGGCCGCGGACGGCCCGATGCCGCAGACGCGTGAGCACATCCTGCTCGCCCGCCAGGTGAACGTGCCGTACGTGCTGGTCTTCATGAACAAGGTCGACATGGTCGACGACCCCGAGCTCCTCGACCTCGTCGAGCTCGAGGTGCGTGAGCTGCTCTCGCAGTACAACTACCCGGGCGACGACACGCCGATCATCCGCGGCTCGGCCCTCAAGGCGCTCGAGAGCGGCGATCCGAACTCGGAGTGGGGCCAGAAGATCGGTGAGCTGATGGACGCTCTCGACTCGTACATCCCGCAGCCCGAGCGCGACATCGACAAGCCGTTCCTGATGCCGGTCGAGGACGTGTTCTCGATCACCGGGCGCGGCACGGTGGCGACGGGCCGCATCGAGCGCGGCGTCGTGAAGGTGCAGGAGGAGGTCCAGCTGGTCGGCTTCGGCGCCGAGAAGAAGACGGTCGTCACGGGCGTCGAGATGTTCCGCAAGCTGCTCGACCAGGGCGAGGCCGGTGACAACGTCGGCCTGCTGCTCCGCGGCGTCGCCAAGGAGGAGATCGAGCGCGGGATGGTCCTCGCGAAGCCGAACTCGATCAAGCCGCACACGAAGTTCACCGCCGAGGTGTACGTCCTCACGAAGGAGGAGGGCGGCCGTCATACGCCGTTCTTCAAGGGCTACCGCCCGCAGTTCTACTTCCGCACGACCGACGTGACGGGCACGATCGAGCTGCCCGAGGGGATGGAGATGGTGATGCCGGGCGACAACGTCCAGATGACCATCGAGCTGATCATCCCGGTCGCCATGGACGAGGGCCTGCGCTTCGCGATCCGCGAGGGCGGCCGCACGGTCGGCGCCGGCGTCGTCGCCAAGATCATCCAGTAA
- the rpsJ gene encoding 30S ribosomal protein S10, with protein sequence MAGRIRIRLKAFDHAVIDQASADIVRTAEKTGAQVSGPIPLPTKTQRWTVLRSPHVDKKSREQFELKTHKRVIDILDSRAQTVDALTKLDLPAGVDVEIKVE encoded by the coding sequence ATGGCTGGCCGCATTCGCATCCGCCTAAAGGCGTTCGACCACGCGGTGATCGACCAGGCGTCGGCGGACATCGTCCGCACCGCCGAGAAGACCGGCGCCCAGGTGTCGGGCCCGATCCCGCTCCCGACGAAGACCCAGCGCTGGACCGTCCTCCGCTCGCCGCACGTCGACAAGAAGTCGCGCGAGCAGTTCGAGCTGAAGACGCACAAGCGCGTGATCGACATCCTCGACAGCCGCGCGCAGACGGTGGACGCGCTGACGAAGCTCGATCTGCCCGCTGGCGTGGACGTCGAGATCAAGGTCGAGTAG
- the rplC gene encoding 50S ribosomal protein L3, with amino-acid sequence MIGIIGKKLGMTQIFNEQGQQIPVTVIEAEPNPVTKVVDKAAAGFAAIELGYGKQRTARENAKGERTPKGARATKAALGHAAKAGLDAAPRVLRSFRLDDAPGKGAEIPSYAVGQTIGVDIFAAGERVKVTGTTKGRGFQGVVKRWGFGGGANTHGNTKHRKPGSIGPGTDPSRVIKGKKMPGHYGAERHTQAGLRVEKIDTERNLIYIRGSVAGPTNGIVLVRKQG; translated from the coding sequence ATGATCGGCATCATCGGGAAGAAGCTGGGCATGACCCAGATCTTCAACGAGCAGGGGCAGCAGATCCCCGTGACGGTGATCGAGGCCGAGCCGAATCCCGTCACGAAGGTGGTCGACAAGGCCGCCGCGGGGTTCGCCGCCATCGAGCTGGGCTACGGGAAGCAGCGCACCGCGCGCGAGAACGCGAAGGGTGAGCGCACGCCGAAGGGCGCGCGCGCCACGAAGGCCGCGCTGGGCCACGCCGCGAAGGCGGGGCTGGACGCCGCGCCGCGCGTGCTCCGCAGCTTCCGCCTGGACGACGCGCCCGGCAAGGGCGCCGAGATCCCGTCGTACGCGGTCGGCCAGACGATCGGCGTCGACATCTTCGCCGCCGGCGAGCGCGTGAAGGTGACGGGCACGACGAAGGGCCGCGGGTTCCAGGGCGTGGTGAAGCGCTGGGGCTTCGGCGGCGGCGCGAACACGCACGGCAACACGAAGCACCGCAAGCCGGGCTCCATCGGCCCCGGCACGGATCCGTCGCGCGTGATCAAGGGCAAGAAGATGCCCGGTCACTACGGCGCCGAGCGGCACACGCAGGCCGGTCTCCGCGTCGAGAAGATCGACACGGAGCGCAACCTGATCTACATCCGCGGCAGCGTGGCCGGCCCGACCAACGGGATCGTCCTCGTCCGCAAGCAGGGCTGA
- the rplD gene encoding 50S ribosomal protein L4 translates to MAETTNSMQAAAFGPDGSARARVTLPGGVFDGTVNVPVMHQAVKAFLANQRQGTHATKGRSMVTGGNQKPWRQKGTGRARQGSTRAPHWPGGGTYGGPQPNRDYSEKLPRKVKALARKSALNARAREDALLVVDAITMDAPKTATLLALLGKLGVAERKVLILTDGTKEAVFMSARNLPAVHVMPYTDASTYHILWSDVVLVESGALNSATADASEGDA, encoded by the coding sequence ATGGCCGAGACGACGAATTCGATGCAGGCGGCGGCGTTCGGACCCGATGGGTCGGCCCGTGCGCGCGTGACGCTGCCGGGCGGGGTGTTCGACGGCACGGTGAACGTGCCGGTGATGCACCAGGCCGTGAAGGCGTTCCTGGCCAATCAGCGCCAGGGCACGCACGCGACCAAGGGCCGCTCGATGGTGACCGGCGGCAACCAGAAGCCGTGGCGCCAGAAGGGCACGGGCCGCGCCCGCCAGGGCTCGACCCGCGCGCCGCACTGGCCGGGCGGTGGCACCTACGGCGGTCCGCAGCCGAACCGCGACTACAGTGAGAAGCTCCCGCGCAAGGTGAAGGCGCTGGCGCGCAAGAGCGCGCTGAACGCCCGCGCGCGCGAGGATGCGCTCCTGGTCGTGGACGCGATCACCATGGACGCGCCGAAGACGGCCACGCTGCTCGCGCTGCTGGGCAAGCTGGGCGTCGCCGAGCGCAAGGTGCTCATTCTGACGGACGGGACGAAGGAGGCGGTCTTCATGAGCGCCCGCAACCTGCCGGCCGTCCACGTGATGCCGTACACGGACGCGTCGACGTACCACATCCTGTGGTCGGACGTGGTCCTCGTCGAGTCGGGCGCGCTCAACAGCGCGACGGCCGACGCCAGCGAGGGGGACGCCTAA
- a CDS encoding 50S ribosomal protein L23, with translation MPTLHRVIVRPVITEQTSLAYQEKGEYVFEVHPDANKQEIKQAIERLFNVKVGQVWTMNVRGKTRRVGTSIGRRPHWKKAIVTLKEGTIDTFGFEG, from the coding sequence ATGCCGACGCTGCACCGCGTCATCGTGCGTCCGGTCATCACCGAGCAGACGTCGCTCGCCTATCAGGAGAAGGGCGAGTACGTGTTCGAGGTGCACCCGGACGCGAACAAGCAGGAGATCAAGCAGGCCATCGAGCGCCTCTTCAACGTGAAGGTGGGCCAGGTCTGGACGATGAACGTTCGCGGCAAGACGCGCCGGGTGGGCACGTCGATCGGCCGTCGACCGCACTGGAAGAAGGCGATCGTCACCCTCAAGGAGGGCACGATCGACACCTTCGGGTTCGAGGGCTAA
- the rplB gene encoding 50S ribosomal protein L2, producing MGIRQFKPVSKGTRFRTVSDFSEITRTTPEKSLTEPLKKSGGRDNHGHISMRRIGGGEKRKYRIIDFKRNKHGVAAVVRHIEYDPNRSSRIALVEYADGEKRYILHPKGLAVGDTVMAGPGSDVRLGNALPLGEIPLGTAVHNVELKPGKGGQMARSAGTSLQVVAKEGEYVTLRLPSTEMRMIHRRCLATIGEVGNAEHELISWGKAGKTRWMGKRPKVRGEVMNPVDHPHGGRTRGGRNVVSPWGKKEGVKTRNTKKASQRLIVRGRKRGRATT from the coding sequence ATGGGCATCCGTCAATTCAAGCCCGTCTCCAAGGGCACGCGCTTCCGCACGGTCTCCGACTTCTCGGAGATCACGCGCACGACGCCGGAGAAGTCGCTGACCGAGCCGCTCAAGAAGAGCGGCGGGCGCGACAACCACGGCCACATCTCGATGCGCCGCATCGGCGGTGGCGAGAAGCGGAAGTACCGCATCATCGACTTCAAGCGGAACAAGCACGGCGTCGCCGCCGTGGTCCGCCACATCGAGTACGATCCGAACCGCTCGTCGCGCATCGCGCTGGTCGAGTACGCGGACGGCGAGAAGCGCTACATCCTGCACCCGAAGGGCCTCGCGGTGGGTGACACCGTGATGGCCGGCCCGGGCTCGGACGTGCGCCTCGGCAACGCGCTGCCGCTGGGCGAGATCCCGCTCGGCACGGCGGTGCACAACGTGGAGCTGAAGCCGGGGAAGGGCGGCCAGATGGCGCGCTCGGCCGGCACGTCGCTCCAGGTGGTCGCGAAGGAGGGCGAGTACGTGACGCTCCGCCTGCCGTCGACCGAGATGCGCATGATCCACCGCCGCTGCCTGGCGACGATCGGCGAGGTCGGCAACGCCGAGCACGAGCTGATCTCGTGGGGCAAGGCCGGCAAGACGCGCTGGATGGGCAAGCGCCCGAAGGTGCGCGGCGAGGTGATGAACCCCGTCGACCACCCGCACGGCGGTCGCACGCGCGGCGGACGCAACGTCGTCAGCCCGTGGGGCAAGAAGGAGGGCGTCAAGACGCGCAACACGAAGAAGGCGTCGCAGCGTCTGATCGTCCGTGGCCGCAAGCGCGGCCGCGCCACGACGTAA
- the rpsS gene encoding 30S ribosomal protein S19 — MARSIKKGPFVQDALLDKVTAMNGRNEKKVMKTWSRASTILPEFVGHTFAVHNGNKFVPVYVTENMVGHKLGEFSPTRLFRGHVAAKSDKKAGGVGKK, encoded by the coding sequence ATGGCTCGCAGCATCAAGAAGGGGCCGTTCGTCCAGGACGCCCTGCTGGACAAGGTCACCGCGATGAACGGTCGCAACGAGAAGAAGGTCATGAAGACCTGGTCTCGCGCGTCGACCATCCTGCCCGAGTTCGTGGGGCACACGTTCGCGGTGCACAACGGCAACAAGTTCGTCCCGGTCTACGTGACCGAGAACATGGTCGGCCACAAGCTCGGCGAGTTCTCGCCGACGCGTCTGTTCCGCGGCCACGTGGCCGCGAAGTCGGACAAGAAGGCCGGCGGCGTGGGCAAGAAGTGA
- the rplV gene encoding 50S ribosomal protein L22: protein MPTNLPTHRLPTHRKPGLAGSLSAERALGLPNAARAIQRTTRQSPYKVRLVIDQIRGLSVNEALALLKFSKKHAADEIEKVLSSAVANAEDAARRNNAHVDVDRLYVAHAIVNEGPKLKRFTPAAMGRATPVHKRTSHIEIVVAEKEGR, encoded by the coding sequence ATGCCGACCAATCTTCCGACCCACCGGCTGCCGACGCACCGGAAGCCCGGCCTCGCCGGCTCGCTGAGCGCCGAGCGCGCCCTCGGGCTGCCGAACGCCGCGCGGGCGATCCAGCGCACGACGCGCCAGTCGCCCTACAAGGTGCGCCTGGTGATCGACCAGATCCGCGGCCTGAGCGTGAACGAGGCGCTCGCGCTGCTCAAGTTCAGCAAGAAGCACGCGGCCGACGAGATCGAGAAGGTGCTCTCGAGCGCCGTGGCGAACGCGGAGGACGCGGCGCGTCGCAACAACGCGCACGTCGACGTCGACCGCCTGTACGTCGCGCACGCGATCGTGAACGAGGGGCCGAAGCTCAAGCGCTTCACCCCCGCCGCGATGGGCCGCGCGACCCCCGTCCACAAGCGCACGAGCCACATCGAGATCGTCGTGGCCGAGAAGGAAGGGCGATAA
- the rpsC gene encoding 30S ribosomal protein S3, with amino-acid sequence MGQKTNPIGFRLGISKAHRSNWYAGAKDMPGLLKEDALLRKYLKQRMGHAAIADITIERKPGKVVVTIHTGRPGVVIGKKGAEVDKLRDELAQLTGKEVGVNVEEIKRPEIESQLVADSIAQQLAGRVSFRRAMKRAVQSAMRSGAQGIKVKAGGRLGGAEIARVEGYHEGRVPLHTLRADIDYATSTAKTTYGTIGVKVWIFKGEVVESRRNNTYSTGA; translated from the coding sequence ATGGGACAGAAGACCAATCCGATCGGCTTCCGCCTCGGGATCTCGAAGGCGCACCGCTCCAACTGGTACGCGGGCGCGAAGGACATGCCGGGCCTCCTGAAGGAGGACGCGCTGCTCCGGAAGTACCTGAAGCAGCGCATGGGCCACGCGGCGATCGCGGACATCACGATCGAGCGCAAGCCGGGCAAGGTCGTCGTGACGATCCATACGGGTCGCCCCGGCGTCGTGATCGGCAAGAAGGGCGCGGAAGTCGACAAGCTCCGTGACGAGCTGGCGCAGCTGACCGGGAAGGAGGTCGGCGTCAACGTCGAGGAGATCAAGCGCCCCGAGATCGAGTCGCAGCTGGTCGCGGACTCGATCGCCCAGCAGCTGGCGGGCCGCGTGTCGTTCCGCCGCGCGATGAAGCGCGCGGTGCAGAGCGCGATGCGGTCGGGCGCGCAGGGCATCAAGGTGAAGGCGGGTGGCCGTCTGGGCGGCGCGGAGATCGCGCGCGTCGAGGGCTACCACGAGGGCCGCGTGCCCCTTCACACGCTGCGCGCGGACATCGACTACGCCACGTCCACGGCGAAGACCACCTACGGCACCATCGGTGTGAAGGTGTGGATCTTCAAGGGCGAGGTCGTCGAGAGCCGCCGCAACAACACGTACTCGACCGGCGCCTGA
- the rplP gene encoding 50S ribosomal protein L16 yields MLSPKRVKFRKMFKGRMTGLAHRGSEVSFGHFGLQAMEPGWVSNRQIEACRVAISRSVKRGGKIWIRIFPDKPITKKPAETRMGKGKGSPEQWVAVVKPGRMMFELEGVPRDVAEKAMALAAAKLSVKSKFVVREEAHTNEG; encoded by the coding sequence ATGCTGAGTCCGAAGCGCGTCAAGTTCCGCAAGATGTTCAAGGGCCGGATGACCGGCCTGGCCCACCGTGGCTCCGAGGTCTCGTTCGGCCATTTCGGCCTGCAGGCGATGGAGCCGGGCTGGGTGTCGAACCGTCAGATCGAGGCCTGCCGCGTGGCCATCAGCCGCAGCGTGAAGCGCGGCGGCAAGATCTGGATCCGCATCTTCCCCGACAAGCCGATCACGAAGAAGCCGGCCGAGACGCGAATGGGGAAGGGCAAGGGCTCGCCCGAGCAGTGGGTGGCGGTGGTGAAGCCCGGTCGCATGATGTTCGAGCTCGAGGGCGTGCCCCGCGACGTGGCCGAGAAGGCGATGGCGCTGGCGGCGGCCAAGCTGAGCGTGAAGAGCAAGTTCGTGGTCCGTGAGGAGGCGCACACCAATGAAGGCTGA
- the rpmC gene encoding 50S ribosomal protein L29, with the protein MKADEFRSLSDADVKTRVAELQEEQFRLRFRSATETLEQPLRLRTIRRDIARLLTVLRERELEAQGPKPTPKARRRANRRTTKATPAAAAAPAKTAAKATKAAKTPTRKAPTRKAATSRAAQ; encoded by the coding sequence ATGAAGGCTGACGAATTCCGGAGCCTGAGCGACGCCGACGTGAAGACGCGCGTGGCCGAGCTCCAGGAGGAGCAGTTCCGCCTGCGCTTCCGCAGCGCGACGGAGACGCTCGAGCAGCCCCTCCGGCTGCGCACCATCCGTCGCGACATCGCGCGGCTGCTGACGGTCCTGCGCGAGCGCGAGCTCGAGGCGCAGGGTCCGAAGCCGACGCCGAAGGCGCGCCGCCGCGCCAACCGCCGGACGACGAAGGCGACGCCGGCGGCGGCTGCGGCGCCGGCGAAGACCGCGGCGAAGGCGACCAAGGCCGCCAAGACGCCGACGCGCAAGGCGCCGACCCGCAAGGCGGCGACCAGCCGCGCGGCCCAGTAA
- the rpsQ gene encoding 30S ribosomal protein S17 gives MADTMNNQTAAQGAGEQQAAKRGARKVRTGLVVSDKMQKTVVVQIDRRVPHPVYGKMVTRSKRLKAHDEENSAKQGDTVRIQETRPLSKDKRWRVVEIIERAR, from the coding sequence ATGGCTGACACGATGAACAACCAGACGGCCGCCCAGGGCGCCGGCGAGCAGCAGGCGGCCAAGCGCGGCGCGCGCAAGGTGCGCACGGGCCTGGTCGTGAGCGACAAGATGCAGAAGACGGTGGTCGTGCAGATCGACCGCCGCGTCCCGCACCCCGTGTACGGGAAGATGGTCACGCGTTCCAAGCGCCTGAAGGCTCACGACGAGGAGAACTCGGCGAAGCAGGGCGACACGGTGCGCATCCAGGAGACCCGTCCACTGTCGAAGGACAAGCGGTGGCGCGTGGTCGAGATCATCGAGCGCGCGAGGTAA
- the rplN gene encoding 50S ribosomal protein L14, whose protein sequence is MIQQESMVKVADNSGAKRALVIRVLGGTRRRYAGLGDTVVVAVKDALPNGTVKKSDVAKAVVVRTVKETRRKDGSYIRFDENAVVIINDNGEPRATRIFGPVARELREKKYMKIVSLAPEVL, encoded by the coding sequence ATGATCCAGCAGGAATCGATGGTCAAGGTGGCGGACAACTCGGGCGCCAAGCGCGCCCTGGTGATCCGCGTCCTGGGCGGCACGCGCCGGCGCTACGCCGGCCTCGGCGACACGGTCGTGGTCGCGGTGAAGGACGCGCTGCCCAACGGCACGGTGAAGAAGAGCGACGTCGCGAAGGCGGTCGTCGTGCGCACCGTGAAGGAGACCCGCCGCAAGGACGGGAGCTACATCCGCTTCGACGAGAACGCGGTCGTCATCATCAACGACAACGGGGAGCCCCGCGCGACCCGTATCTTCGGGCCGGTGGCGCGCGAGCTCCGCGAGAAGAAGTACATGAAGATCGTCTCGCTCGCGCCCGAGGTGCTCTAA